The following proteins are co-located in the Micromonospora coriariae genome:
- the metK gene encoding methionine adenosyltransferase has product MTRRLFTSESVTEGHPDKIADQISDGILDALLAEDPHSRVAVETMITTGQVHIAGEVTTKAYADIPTIVRRTILDIGYDSSKKGFDGASCGVSVSIGAQSEDIAQGVDNAFELRTGASESALDAQGAGDQGMMFGFACSETPELMPLPIALAHRLARRLSAVRKDGTIPYLRPDGKTQVTIEYEGLRPVRLNTVVVSSQHAADISLDSLLTPDVRDHVIAPELESLGLDTDGYRLLVNPTGRFEIGGPMGDAGLTGRKIIVDTYGGYARHGGGAFSGKDPSKVDRSAAYAMRWVAKNVVAAGLAERCEAQVAYAIGKAHPVSLFIETFGTETVPVASIEKAVTEVFDLRPAAIIRDLNLLRPIYQQTAAYGHFGRELPDLTWESTDRAADLKSAAGA; this is encoded by the coding sequence GTGACACGCCGCCTCTTCACGTCCGAATCGGTCACGGAAGGCCACCCGGACAAGATCGCCGACCAGATCAGCGATGGCATCCTCGACGCCTTGCTCGCCGAGGATCCGCACAGCCGGGTCGCGGTGGAAACCATGATCACCACCGGGCAGGTGCACATCGCCGGTGAGGTGACCACCAAGGCGTACGCCGACATCCCGACGATCGTCCGCCGGACCATCCTCGACATCGGGTACGACTCGTCGAAGAAGGGCTTCGACGGGGCCTCCTGCGGGGTCAGCGTCTCCATCGGCGCACAGTCCGAGGACATCGCGCAGGGCGTGGACAACGCCTTCGAGTTGCGTACCGGAGCCTCGGAGAGCGCGCTGGACGCGCAGGGCGCCGGCGACCAGGGCATGATGTTCGGCTTCGCCTGCTCGGAGACGCCCGAGCTGATGCCGCTGCCGATCGCCCTCGCCCACCGGCTGGCCCGCCGCCTCTCGGCGGTGCGCAAGGACGGCACGATCCCGTACCTGCGGCCGGACGGCAAGACCCAGGTCACCATCGAGTACGAGGGGCTGCGCCCGGTCCGGCTGAACACCGTTGTCGTGTCCAGCCAGCACGCCGCCGACATCTCGCTGGACTCGCTGCTCACCCCGGACGTGCGCGATCACGTGATCGCTCCGGAGTTGGAGAGCCTCGGCCTCGACACCGACGGCTACCGGCTGCTGGTCAACCCGACCGGCCGGTTCGAGATCGGTGGCCCGATGGGTGACGCCGGCCTGACCGGACGCAAGATCATCGTCGACACCTACGGCGGGTACGCCCGCCACGGTGGCGGCGCGTTCTCCGGCAAGGACCCGTCCAAGGTGGACCGCTCGGCCGCGTACGCGATGCGCTGGGTGGCCAAGAACGTCGTCGCCGCCGGCCTGGCCGAGCGGTGCGAGGCGCAGGTCGCGTACGCCATCGGCAAGGCGCACCCGGTGAGCCTGTTCATCGAGACGTTCGGCACCGAGACCGTGCCGGTCGCCTCGATCGAGAAGGCCGTCACCGAGGTGTTCGACCTGCGACCGGCCGCGATCATCCGGGACCTCAACCTGCTCCGCCCCATCTACCAGCAGACCGCCGCGTACGGCCACTTCGGCCGCGAGCTGCCGGACCTGACCTGGGAGAGCACCGACCGGGCCGCCGACCTCAAGTCGGCCGCGGGAGCCTGA
- the coaBC gene encoding bifunctional phosphopantothenoylcysteine decarboxylase/phosphopantothenate--cysteine ligase CoaBC, whose product MSAGIVLGVGGGIAAYKACELLRLFTESGHRVRVVPTASALRFVGAPTWAALSGQPVADDVWSDVHEVPHVRLGQQADLVVVAPATADLLAKAAHGLADDLLTNTLLTARCPVVLAPAMHTEMWEHPATVANVATLRARGVRVIEPAVGRLTGVDTGKGRLPDPAEIFAIAHRVLTRGAPAPADLAGRRVVVTAGGTREPLDPVRFLGNRSSGKQGYAFARAAVARGARVTLIAANVSLADPAGIDLVRVGTTGELREATLKAAVDADAVVMAAAPADFRPAAYAPGKIKKSDDGVAPTIELVTNPDIAAELGQRKRPEQVLVVFAAETGDAEANGRAKLARKRADLIVVNEVGVDKVFGADTNTVTVIGADGSVSRLPEQAKEDVADSVWDLVVARWPGRS is encoded by the coding sequence ATGTCCGCCGGGATCGTCCTCGGGGTCGGCGGCGGCATCGCCGCCTACAAGGCCTGCGAGCTGCTGCGGCTCTTCACCGAATCGGGTCACCGGGTTCGCGTCGTGCCGACCGCGTCGGCGCTCCGCTTCGTCGGGGCGCCGACCTGGGCAGCGCTGTCCGGCCAGCCGGTCGCCGACGACGTCTGGTCCGACGTGCACGAGGTGCCGCACGTGCGGCTCGGCCAGCAGGCCGACCTGGTGGTGGTCGCGCCGGCCACCGCCGACCTGCTCGCCAAGGCCGCCCACGGGCTCGCCGACGACCTGCTGACCAACACGCTGCTGACCGCGCGCTGCCCGGTGGTGCTGGCTCCGGCCATGCACACCGAGATGTGGGAGCACCCCGCCACCGTGGCCAACGTCGCCACGCTGCGCGCCCGTGGTGTCCGGGTCATCGAGCCGGCCGTCGGCCGGCTCACCGGCGTCGACACCGGCAAGGGCCGGCTGCCCGACCCGGCGGAGATCTTCGCCATCGCCCATCGGGTCCTGACCCGGGGCGCGCCCGCCCCCGCCGACCTGGCCGGCCGCCGGGTGGTGGTCACCGCTGGTGGCACCCGCGAGCCGCTGGACCCGGTCCGGTTCCTCGGCAACCGCTCCTCCGGCAAGCAGGGCTACGCGTTCGCCCGGGCGGCCGTCGCCCGGGGCGCCCGGGTCACCCTGATCGCGGCCAACGTCTCCCTCGCCGACCCGGCCGGGATCGACCTGGTCCGGGTGGGCACCACCGGCGAGCTGCGGGAGGCGACGCTGAAGGCCGCCGTCGACGCCGACGCGGTGGTGATGGCGGCGGCTCCGGCTGATTTCCGGCCGGCGGCGTACGCGCCTGGCAAAATCAAGAAGTCGGACGACGGTGTCGCGCCCACCATCGAGCTCGTCACGAACCCGGACATCGCGGCAGAGCTCGGCCAGCGCAAACGACCGGAGCAGGTGCTGGTGGTGTTCGCCGCCGAGACCGGCGACGCGGAGGCCAACGGCCGGGCGAAACTCGCCCGGAAGCGGGCCGACCTGATCGTGGTCAACGAGGTCGGCGTGGACAAGGTCTTCGGCGCCGACACCAACACGGTGACGGTCATCGGCGCGGACGGCTCGGTCAGCCGGCTGCCGGAGCAGGCCAAGGAGGATGTGGCCGACTCCGTCTGGGATCTCGTCGTGGCGCGGTGGCCCGGCCGCTCCTGA
- the rpoZ gene encoding DNA-directed RNA polymerase subunit omega, with amino-acid sequence MGSIANPEGITNPPIDELLEKTTSKYALVIFAAKRARQVNAYYSQLGEGLLEYVGPLVETTPQEKPLSIAMREINAGLLTAEPTDQP; translated from the coding sequence GTGGGATCCATCGCCAACCCCGAAGGCATCACCAACCCGCCGATCGACGAGCTCCTCGAGAAGACGACGTCGAAGTACGCGCTGGTCATCTTCGCCGCCAAGCGCGCGCGCCAGGTCAACGCCTACTACAGCCAGCTCGGCGAGGGCCTGCTGGAGTACGTCGGCCCGCTCGTCGAGACCACCCCCCAGGAGAAGCCCCTCTCCATCGCCATGCGCGAGATCAACGCGGGCCTGCTCACCGCTGAGCCGACCGACCAGCCGTAA
- a CDS encoding nucleoside/nucleotide kinase family protein: protein MSTDDEARPAARLTVLAGPSGSGRESVVELVRARSPSVWIPVPATTRPRREREIDGEDRVFLAPAEFDRRVAAGELLEWSRIGPHCRGTPYPPLRARLDAGQPVLLPLDVTGAQLVRARLPDARLVLLSPPGHRPDAAVAATFEHALTHDLTDRVVVELVGLLGSSYPDPAWSRVRG, encoded by the coding sequence GTGAGCACGGATGACGAGGCGCGCCCGGCGGCTCGGCTCACTGTCCTGGCTGGACCTTCGGGTTCCGGCAGGGAGAGTGTCGTCGAGCTCGTCCGGGCGCGTTCTCCGTCCGTGTGGATCCCGGTGCCGGCAACCACCCGCCCGCGCCGGGAGCGGGAGATCGACGGGGAGGACCGGGTCTTCCTCGCTCCCGCCGAGTTCGACCGCCGGGTGGCCGCCGGCGAGCTGCTGGAGTGGTCCCGGATCGGCCCGCACTGTCGGGGCACCCCGTACCCGCCGCTGCGCGCCCGGCTCGACGCTGGGCAGCCGGTGCTGCTTCCGCTCGACGTGACCGGCGCCCAACTGGTCCGGGCGCGACTGCCCGACGCGCGGCTGGTGCTGCTGAGTCCGCCCGGTCACCGACCCGACGCCGCCGTGGCGGCGACCTTCGAGCACGCCCTGACCCACGACCTCACCGATCGGGTGGTCGTCGAGCTGGTAGGCTTACTCGGTTCTTCTTATCCGGATCCGGCCTGGTCGCGCGTGCGCGGCTGA
- the mihF gene encoding integration host factor, actinobacterial type produces the protein MPLPSLTPEQRAAALEKAAEIRKARAELKEQLKQGKTTLGAVLERAESDDVVGKLKVSAVLQAMPGIGKIRATQIMEKLKIADSRRLRGLGEQQRKALLGEFAAN, from the coding sequence GTGCCGCTCCCGTCACTGACCCCCGAACAGCGCGCTGCCGCGCTCGAGAAGGCCGCGGAGATCCGCAAGGCCCGTGCCGAGCTGAAGGAGCAGCTCAAGCAGGGCAAGACCACGCTTGGTGCCGTCCTTGAACGGGCCGAGAGCGACGACGTCGTCGGCAAGCTCAAGGTTTCGGCCGTCCTGCAGGCGATGCCGGGCATCGGCAAGATCCGGGCTACCCAGATCATGGAGAAGCTCAAGATCGCCGACAGCCGTCGCCTGCGCGGCCTCGGTGAGCAGCAGCGCAAGGCACTGCTTGGAGAGTTCGCCGCCAACTGA
- the pyrF gene encoding orotidine-5'-phosphate decarboxylase, with amino-acid sequence MESFGTRLHRAVSERGPLCVGIDPHPGLLARWGLTDDVQGLDRFTRTVVDALGDRVAVVKPQSAFFERFGSRGVAILESTIRQLRDAGSLVLLDVKRGDIGSTVSAYASAYLDPSSPLYVDAVTASPYLGVGSLAPMFELAAEHGGGVFVLALTSNPEGAAVQRARTADGRTVAQTVIDEISQLNRGATPLGSFGLVVGATIGDTGHDLSGVGGPLLAPGLGAQGAGAADLRTVFGSSLAAVLPSYSREVLSAGPDAAALRAAADRVLADCRSVLAAR; translated from the coding sequence ATGGAAAGCTTCGGCACCCGGCTGCACCGGGCCGTCAGCGAGCGGGGACCGCTCTGCGTGGGCATCGACCCGCATCCCGGTCTGCTGGCCCGCTGGGGCCTCACCGACGACGTCCAGGGGCTCGACCGGTTCACCCGGACCGTGGTCGACGCCCTCGGTGACCGGGTTGCGGTGGTCAAGCCTCAGTCGGCCTTTTTCGAGCGTTTCGGGTCCCGCGGCGTGGCGATTCTTGAGTCAACTATCCGACAGTTACGCGATGCCGGTTCGCTCGTTCTGCTGGACGTCAAGCGCGGGGACATCGGCTCGACGGTCAGCGCGTACGCCTCCGCCTACCTTGATCCATCCAGTCCGCTGTATGTCGACGCGGTCACCGCCAGCCCCTACCTGGGGGTGGGTTCCCTGGCGCCGATGTTCGAGCTGGCCGCCGAGCACGGTGGCGGCGTGTTCGTGCTGGCCCTCACCTCGAACCCCGAGGGAGCCGCCGTGCAGCGGGCCCGCACGGCCGACGGGCGCACAGTGGCGCAGACCGTGATCGACGAGATTTCCCAGCTCAACAGGGGTGCGACCCCTCTCGGCAGCTTCGGGCTGGTGGTCGGCGCGACCATCGGCGACACCGGTCACGACCTCTCCGGGGTGGGTGGTCCGCTGCTCGCGCCGGGGCTCGGGGCGCAGGGTGCCGGTGCCGCCGATCTGCGGACCGTCTTCGGTTCGAGCCTCGCCGCGGTGCTCCCGTCGTACTCCCGGGAGGTGCTCTCCGCGGGCCCCGACGCCGCCGCCCTGCGGGCCGCCGCGGACCGGGTGCTGGCCGACTGCCGGAGCGTTCTGGCTGCCCGGTGA
- a CDS encoding adenosylmethionine--8-amino-7-oxononanoate transaminase, producing the protein MTPEEILSVDRAHVWHPYAALPPANPPYVVQSAEGVRLRLADGRELVDGMSSWWAAIHGYRHPTLDAAVTDQLGRMSHVMFGGLTHEPAVQLARTLVELTPDGLEHVFLADSGSVSVEVAVKMCLQYQRAVGRPQRRRLATWRGGYHGDTFHPMSVCDPEGGMHHLWGDVLPRQVFAPVPPGGFADPPDEAYVAALVDTVERHAHELAAVIVEPVVQGAGGMRFHHPGYLRVLREVTQAHGILLIFDEIATGFGRTGTMFAAEHAGVSPDVMCVGKALTGGYLTLAATLCTPQVARAISASGVLAHGPTFMGNPLACAVANASIGLLRAGDWAAQVSRIGAGLRAGLEPLRGSPGVADVRVLGAIGVVQLDHEVDLGAATTAAVDRGVWLRPFRDLIYTMPPFVTGDADLARIASGVAAAVAAG; encoded by the coding sequence GTGACGCCTGAGGAGATTCTGAGCGTTGACCGGGCGCACGTCTGGCATCCGTACGCCGCGTTGCCGCCAGCGAACCCGCCGTACGTGGTGCAGAGCGCCGAGGGCGTACGGCTGCGGCTGGCGGACGGTCGGGAGCTGGTGGACGGGATGTCGTCCTGGTGGGCGGCGATCCACGGTTACCGGCACCCGACGTTGGACGCGGCGGTGACCGACCAGCTCGGCCGGATGAGCCACGTGATGTTCGGCGGGCTCACCCACGAGCCCGCGGTCCAGCTCGCCCGGACCCTGGTGGAGCTGACCCCGGACGGCCTGGAGCACGTCTTCCTGGCCGACTCCGGCTCGGTCAGCGTCGAGGTGGCGGTGAAGATGTGCCTGCAGTACCAGCGGGCCGTCGGCCGGCCGCAGCGGCGCCGGCTGGCAACCTGGCGGGGCGGTTACCACGGGGACACGTTCCACCCGATGAGCGTCTGCGACCCGGAGGGCGGGATGCACCACCTCTGGGGCGACGTGCTGCCCCGGCAGGTCTTCGCGCCGGTCCCGCCGGGAGGGTTCGCCGATCCGCCCGACGAGGCGTACGTGGCGGCGCTGGTGGACACGGTCGAGCGGCACGCCCACGAACTGGCCGCGGTGATCGTCGAACCGGTGGTGCAGGGCGCCGGCGGGATGCGTTTCCACCATCCGGGGTACCTGCGGGTGCTGCGCGAGGTGACCCAGGCGCACGGGATCCTGCTGATCTTCGACGAGATCGCCACCGGCTTCGGCCGTACCGGCACGATGTTCGCCGCCGAGCACGCCGGGGTGAGCCCGGACGTGATGTGCGTGGGCAAGGCGCTCACCGGCGGTTACCTGACCCTGGCGGCGACCCTCTGCACCCCGCAGGTGGCCCGGGCGATCTCTGCCAGCGGCGTGCTGGCGCACGGGCCCACCTTCATGGGCAACCCGTTGGCCTGCGCGGTGGCCAACGCCTCCATCGGGCTGCTGCGGGCCGGGGACTGGGCGGCGCAGGTGTCCAGGATCGGTGCCGGCCTGCGCGCCGGACTGGAGCCGCTGCGCGGCTCGCCGGGCGTTGCCGACGTGCGGGTGCTCGGCGCCATCGGGGTGGTCCAGCTCGATCACGAGGTCGACCTCGGCGCGGCCACCACGGCGGCCGTCGACCGGGGGGTGTGGCTGCGGCCGTTCCGCGACCTGATCTACACGATGCCGCCGTTTGTGACCGGCGACGCCGACCTGGCCCGGATCGCGTCCGGGGTGGCGGCGGCGGTGGCGGCCGGCTGA
- the carB gene encoding carbamoyl-phosphate synthase large subunit, producing the protein MPKRTDLKHILVIGSGPIVIGQACEFDYSGTQACRVLRSEGIRVSLVNSNPATIMTDPEFADATYVEPITPEFVELVIAKERPDAILATLGGQTALNTAVALHEAGVLDKYGVELIGANIDAINRGEDRQLFKDIVAKAGVRLGIDDPAALVPRSRVCHTMDEVEETVAELGLPVVIRPSFTMGGLGSGMAHTPEDLARIAGDGLSASPVHEVLIEESVLGWKEYELELMRDRHDNVVVVCSIENVDPMGVHTGDSVTVAPAMTLTDREYQRLRDLGIAVLREVGVDTGGCNIQFAVNPADGRIVVIEMNPRVSRSSALASKATGFPIAKIAAKLAIGYTLDEIPNDITLKTPAAFEPSLDYVVVKIPRFAFEKFPGADPELTTTMKSVGEAMSLGRNFSEALNKAMRSMETKEAGFWTVPDPAGATRENTLAALRIPHDGRLYTVERALRLGASIAEVTAASGGIDPWFLDQIAALVELRAEIVDAPVLDAELLRRAKRAGLSDRQLAALRPELAAEDGVRTLRHRLDVRPVYKTVDTCAAEFEATTPYHYSTYDFETEVVPSDRPKVLILGSGPNRIGQGIEFDYSCVHAVQALRGTGYETVMVNCNPETVSTDYDTADRLYFEPLTFEDVLEVWHAEDSSGRAAGGPGVVGVIVQLGGQTPLGLAQRLKNAGVPVVGTSPESIHLAEERGAFGAVLARAGLRAPAHGMATSYDEAKTIADEIGYPVLVRPSYVLGGRGMEIVYDDPTLRDYIGRATDISPDHPVLVDRFLDDAIEIDVDALCDADGEVYIGGVMEHIEEAGIHSGDSSCALPPITLAGSHLVEVRRYTEAIARGVGVRGLLNVQYALKDDVLYVLEANPRASRTVPFVSKATAVPLAKAAARIALGATIAELRAEGLLPATGDGGTMPADAPIAVKEAVLPFKRFRTRSGKGIDSLLGPEMKSTGEVMGIDTNFGHAFAKSQSAAYGSLPTAGKIFVSVANRDKRGMIFPIKRLADLGFEIVATTGTAEVLRRHGIACEQIRKHYQAGEGDDAVSLIMGGAVALVINTPQGSGASARSDGYEIRSAAVTADIPCITTVPGAAAAVMGIEARIRGDMQVRPLQDLHATLRAAQ; encoded by the coding sequence ATGCCTAAGCGGACCGATCTCAAGCACATCCTGGTGATCGGCTCCGGGCCGATCGTCATCGGGCAGGCCTGCGAGTTCGACTACTCCGGCACCCAGGCCTGCCGGGTGCTGCGCAGCGAGGGGATCCGGGTCAGCCTGGTCAACTCCAACCCGGCGACCATCATGACCGACCCGGAGTTCGCCGACGCCACGTACGTCGAGCCGATCACCCCGGAGTTCGTGGAACTCGTCATCGCCAAGGAGCGCCCGGACGCCATCCTGGCCACCCTCGGCGGGCAGACCGCGCTGAACACCGCGGTCGCCCTGCACGAGGCCGGCGTGCTGGACAAGTACGGCGTGGAGCTGATCGGCGCGAACATCGACGCGATCAACCGCGGCGAGGACCGGCAGCTGTTCAAGGACATCGTCGCGAAGGCCGGCGTTCGCCTCGGCATCGACGACCCGGCCGCACTGGTGCCCCGCTCCCGGGTCTGCCACACCATGGACGAGGTCGAGGAGACCGTCGCCGAGCTGGGCCTGCCGGTGGTGATCCGGCCGTCGTTCACGATGGGCGGCCTGGGCTCCGGCATGGCGCACACCCCGGAGGACCTGGCCCGCATCGCCGGCGACGGCCTGTCCGCCAGCCCGGTGCACGAGGTGCTCATCGAGGAGAGCGTGCTCGGCTGGAAGGAGTACGAGCTCGAACTGATGCGCGACCGGCACGACAACGTGGTGGTGGTCTGCTCGATCGAGAACGTCGACCCGATGGGCGTGCACACCGGCGACAGCGTCACAGTGGCCCCGGCCATGACGCTCACCGACCGGGAGTACCAGCGCCTGCGTGACCTGGGCATCGCGGTGCTGCGCGAGGTCGGGGTGGACACCGGCGGCTGCAACATCCAGTTCGCGGTCAACCCGGCCGACGGCCGGATCGTCGTGATCGAGATGAACCCCCGGGTGTCGCGCTCGTCGGCGCTGGCGTCCAAGGCGACCGGCTTTCCGATCGCCAAGATCGCGGCCAAGCTGGCGATCGGCTACACCCTCGACGAGATTCCCAACGACATCACGTTGAAGACCCCGGCGGCGTTCGAGCCGAGCCTGGACTACGTGGTGGTGAAGATCCCCCGGTTCGCTTTCGAGAAGTTCCCCGGCGCGGACCCGGAGCTGACCACCACGATGAAGTCGGTGGGCGAGGCGATGAGCCTCGGGCGCAACTTCAGCGAGGCGCTGAACAAGGCCATGCGCTCGATGGAAACGAAGGAAGCCGGCTTCTGGACGGTGCCTGATCCGGCCGGCGCCACCCGGGAGAACACCCTCGCCGCGCTGCGCATCCCGCACGACGGCCGGCTGTACACCGTCGAGCGGGCGCTGCGCCTCGGCGCGTCGATCGCCGAGGTCACCGCGGCGTCGGGTGGGATCGACCCGTGGTTCCTGGACCAGATCGCCGCGCTGGTCGAGCTGCGCGCGGAGATCGTGGACGCTCCGGTGCTCGACGCCGAGCTGCTGCGCCGGGCCAAGCGGGCCGGCCTGTCCGACCGCCAGCTCGCCGCGCTGCGGCCGGAGCTGGCCGCCGAGGACGGCGTGCGGACCTTGCGGCACCGTCTCGACGTGCGCCCGGTCTACAAGACCGTGGACACCTGCGCGGCCGAGTTCGAGGCGACCACGCCGTACCACTACTCGACGTACGACTTCGAGACCGAGGTCGTGCCGTCGGACCGGCCGAAGGTGCTGATCCTGGGCTCCGGCCCGAACCGGATCGGGCAGGGCATCGAGTTCGACTACTCGTGTGTGCACGCGGTGCAGGCGCTGCGGGGCACCGGCTACGAGACGGTCATGGTCAACTGCAACCCGGAGACGGTCTCCACCGACTACGACACCGCGGACCGGCTCTACTTCGAGCCCCTGACCTTCGAGGACGTGCTGGAGGTCTGGCACGCCGAGGACTCCTCCGGCCGGGCGGCCGGCGGGCCGGGCGTGGTCGGTGTGATCGTGCAGCTGGGCGGGCAGACCCCGCTGGGGCTGGCGCAGCGGCTCAAGAACGCCGGGGTGCCGGTGGTCGGCACCTCCCCGGAGTCGATCCACCTGGCCGAGGAGCGGGGCGCGTTCGGCGCGGTGCTGGCGCGGGCCGGGCTGCGCGCGCCGGCGCACGGCATGGCCACCTCGTACGACGAGGCCAAGACGATCGCCGACGAGATCGGCTACCCGGTGCTGGTCCGGCCGTCGTACGTGCTGGGCGGGCGGGGCATGGAGATCGTCTACGACGACCCGACCCTGCGCGACTACATCGGCCGGGCCACCGACATCTCCCCGGACCACCCGGTGCTGGTGGACCGCTTCCTCGACGACGCCATCGAGATCGACGTGGACGCGCTCTGCGACGCCGACGGTGAGGTCTACATCGGCGGGGTGATGGAGCACATCGAGGAGGCCGGCATCCACTCCGGCGACTCGTCCTGCGCGCTGCCGCCGATCACCCTCGCGGGTTCGCACCTGGTCGAGGTCCGCCGCTACACCGAGGCGATCGCCCGCGGTGTCGGCGTCCGCGGCCTGCTCAACGTGCAGTACGCGCTCAAGGACGACGTGCTCTACGTGCTGGAGGCCAACCCACGGGCGTCGCGGACGGTCCCGTTCGTCTCCAAGGCGACAGCGGTGCCGCTGGCGAAGGCGGCGGCCCGGATCGCGCTCGGTGCGACCATCGCCGAGCTGCGCGCCGAGGGCCTGCTCCCGGCCACCGGGGACGGCGGCACCATGCCCGCCGACGCGCCGATCGCGGTGAAGGAGGCGGTGCTGCCGTTCAAGCGCTTCCGCACCCGCTCCGGCAAGGGGATCGACTCGCTGCTCGGGCCGGAGATGAAATCGACCGGCGAGGTGATGGGCATCGACACCAACTTCGGGCACGCCTTCGCCAAGAGCCAGTCGGCCGCGTACGGCTCACTGCCGACCGCCGGGAAGATCTTCGTCTCGGTGGCCAACCGGGACAAGCGCGGCATGATCTTCCCGATCAAGCGCCTGGCTGATCTCGGCTTCGAGATCGTCGCGACCACCGGCACGGCCGAGGTGCTGCGTCGGCACGGCATCGCCTGCGAGCAGATCCGCAAGCACTACCAGGCTGGCGAGGGCGACGACGCGGTGTCGCTGATCATGGGCGGCGCCGTCGCGCTGGTGATCAACACGCCGCAGGGTTCGGGTGCCAGCGCCCGCTCGGACGGCTACGAGATCCGCAGCGCCGCGGTCACCGCGGACATCCCCTGCATCACCACGGTCCCCGGTGCCGCCGCCGCGGTGATGGGCATCGAGGCCAGGATCCGCGGCGACATGCAGGTCCGTCCCCTCCAGGACCTGCACGCCACCCTGCGGGCCGCCCAGTGA
- the carA gene encoding glutamine-hydrolyzing carbamoyl-phosphate synthase small subunit, with protein sequence MTKRRPAVLVLEDGRTFPGEAYGSVGETFGEAVFTTGMTGYQETLTDPSYHRQVVVQTAPHIGNTGVNGEDDESGRIWVAGYVVRDPARIGSNWRATGSLEDRLATEGVVGISGVDTRALTRHLRERGAMRVGISSVDNDPQSLLARVRQAPQMVGADLSTEVTTPQPYVVEAVGEHRFTVAALDLGIKRNVPRRLAARGVTTHVLPAGSNIDDLLATGADAIFLSPGPGDPATADGPVALAREALQRRVPLFGICFGSQILGRALGFGTYKLGYGHRGINQPVLDRATGKVEVTSHNHGFAVQVPGAGHGAVVPDQVIDTAFGGVQVSHVCLNDNVVEGLRAVDVPAFTVQYHPEAAAGPHDADYLFDRFAELIEGRTHSEGRSNA encoded by the coding sequence GTGACCAAGCGCAGACCAGCGGTCCTCGTGCTCGAGGACGGGCGCACGTTCCCCGGCGAGGCGTACGGCAGTGTGGGGGAGACCTTCGGCGAGGCGGTCTTCACCACCGGCATGACCGGCTACCAGGAGACCCTCACCGACCCGTCCTACCACCGTCAGGTGGTGGTGCAGACCGCGCCGCACATCGGCAACACGGGCGTCAACGGCGAGGACGACGAGTCCGGCCGCATCTGGGTGGCCGGGTACGTGGTGCGCGACCCGGCGCGGATCGGCTCCAACTGGCGGGCCACCGGCAGCCTCGAGGACCGGCTCGCCACCGAGGGCGTGGTCGGCATCAGTGGGGTGGACACCCGCGCGCTGACCCGGCACCTGCGCGAGCGGGGCGCCATGCGGGTGGGCATCTCCAGCGTGGACAACGACCCGCAGAGCCTGCTGGCCCGGGTCCGGCAGGCGCCGCAGATGGTCGGCGCGGACCTCTCCACCGAGGTGACCACCCCCCAGCCGTACGTGGTCGAGGCGGTCGGCGAGCACCGGTTCACCGTGGCCGCGCTGGACCTGGGCATCAAGCGCAACGTTCCGCGCCGGCTCGCCGCCCGCGGGGTGACCACCCACGTGCTGCCGGCCGGCTCCAACATCGACGACCTGCTCGCCACCGGCGCCGACGCGATCTTCCTGTCGCCCGGCCCCGGCGACCCGGCCACCGCCGACGGCCCGGTGGCGCTGGCCCGGGAGGCGCTGCAGCGGCGGGTCCCGCTGTTCGGCATCTGCTTCGGCAGCCAGATCCTCGGCCGGGCGCTCGGCTTCGGCACCTACAAGCTGGGCTACGGCCACCGGGGGATCAACCAGCCGGTGCTCGACCGGGCCACCGGCAAGGTCGAGGTGACCAGCCACAACCATGGCTTCGCCGTCCAGGTGCCCGGTGCGGGGCACGGCGCGGTGGTCCCCGATCAGGTGATCGACACCGCTTTCGGCGGCGTCCAGGTGTCGCACGTCTGCCTCAATGACAACGTCGTCGAGGGGCTGCGGGCCGTGGACGTGCCCGCCTTCACCGTTCAGTACCACCCGGAGGCGGCGGCCGGCCCGCACGACGCGGACTACCTCTTCGACCGCTTCGCCGAGCTCATCGAGGGCCGGACCCACAGCGAGGGGCGCAGCAATGCCTAA